A stretch of Bradyrhizobium sp. CCBAU 53338 DNA encodes these proteins:
- a CDS encoding trypsin-like peptidase domain-containing protein: MVHKMKNGRVIQLALLVLTLTFGAPSLVTAQVPDLKTGAPIPTLAPLVRQVTPAVVNISVHGRVREDNPLYRDPVFREFFDVPKQIEKEVNATGSGVIVDALRGFVLTNNHVVEGTSTVQVTTKEGRQFSAKVIGRDPPTDVAVLQIQSPVGLKALAFGDSDILEVGDFVLAIGNPFGLGQTVTSGLVSALGRTGLGKQGFEDFIQTDAAINPGNSGGALVSLRGELVGINSAIISPAGGNVGIGFAIPSNMARRVMEQIVATGHVERGRIGVSLQDPRLSGARAEGALIAEVLPNSPAEMAGLRKGDIVTMADDRPIRSAAQLRNKVGLARVGQELKLTLHRREGTSIVVVKVAPRMERGAAVTPGDFGLTSRRLSAGLTAPNFSAAPAYATDGHLLGLSRAA, encoded by the coding sequence ATGGTGCACAAGATGAAAAATGGTCGCGTAATCCAATTGGCGCTGTTGGTGTTGACGCTGACGTTTGGGGCACCGTCTCTCGTGACGGCGCAAGTTCCCGATCTCAAGACCGGAGCGCCGATCCCGACATTGGCGCCGCTCGTTCGCCAAGTCACGCCTGCGGTCGTTAACATTTCGGTGCACGGTCGCGTGCGTGAAGACAATCCCCTCTACCGTGACCCGGTGTTCCGCGAATTCTTCGATGTTCCGAAGCAAATCGAGAAAGAGGTCAACGCAACCGGATCCGGAGTGATCGTCGATGCTCTGCGCGGCTTTGTACTCACCAATAATCACGTCGTCGAGGGCACTTCCACCGTGCAAGTCACCACGAAGGAGGGCCGACAGTTTTCGGCCAAGGTGATTGGTCGCGATCCGCCGACCGATGTGGCCGTGTTACAGATCCAGAGCCCCGTGGGGCTCAAGGCGCTTGCTTTTGGCGACAGTGACATCCTGGAGGTTGGTGATTTTGTGCTCGCGATCGGCAATCCCTTTGGTCTGGGCCAAACCGTAACCTCGGGTCTGGTCAGCGCACTCGGCCGCACCGGCCTTGGCAAGCAGGGCTTTGAGGATTTCATTCAGACTGACGCGGCGATTAATCCCGGCAATTCCGGCGGTGCGCTGGTCAGCCTCCGCGGCGAGCTAGTCGGAATCAATTCAGCGATCATCTCGCCAGCGGGCGGAAACGTCGGAATTGGCTTTGCGATCCCGTCCAATATGGCGCGGAGAGTGATGGAGCAAATCGTTGCTACCGGCCATGTCGAACGTGGCCGCATCGGCGTTTCTTTGCAGGACCCGCGGCTGTCCGGTGCTCGGGCCGAAGGCGCTTTGATAGCTGAGGTTCTGCCAAACTCGCCGGCGGAAATGGCCGGTCTGCGCAAAGGGGACATTGTGACAATGGCCGACGACCGTCCCATTCGGTCGGCTGCGCAATTGCGCAACAAGGTAGGCCTGGCGCGAGTTGGACAGGAGTTGAAATTGACGCTTCATCGAAGGGAGGGCACAAGCATCGTCGTTGTCAAAGTGGCGCCCCGCATGGAACGGGGCGCGGCAGTTACCCCAGGCGACTTCGGATTGACGAGCCGGCGACTGTCGGCCGGCCTTACGGCGCCTAATTTCAGTGCTGCTCCGGCTTACGCAACCGATGGCCATCTCCTGGGCTTGAGCCGTGCTGCATAA
- the dctA gene encoding C4-dicarboxylate transporter DctA, producing the protein MHKEALVGHASTEAGKPFYRILYVQVLIGLALGVLTGHFWPEFGAALKPFGDGFVKLVKMMIAPIVFCTIVSGINSISDSREVGRSLVKSMALFYLLTALALLAGLVAVLLIQPGVGMHVSVNTLDPSVAAKFTKQAAATGFADFVLHIIPHSFFGAFADGEVLPVLLVSILIAFGLSRAGDGGAVVTKAVESFSQVLFISFGFIMKLAPLGAFGAMAFTVGRYGIRSIGSLGLLILTFYIACSVFVFVVLGTLARLNGFSLWKTIRYFKEELLIVLGTSSSEPALPGALRKLEQLGCRKGVSGLVLPMGYSFNLDGSAIYLTLASIFIAQACDIHLSWGQIAAMLGLMLLTSKGAAGVTGSGFVALVATLTVMPDLPVTGVALLVGIDRFMSEARALTSMISNCVAAITVSLWENACDREVLARELGQISAPEPAAGSKIAAAAVVQEGKGWMPTTQSVA; encoded by the coding sequence ATGCACAAAGAAGCGCTAGTCGGCCACGCGAGCACCGAGGCTGGAAAACCCTTCTACCGGATTCTCTATGTTCAAGTGCTGATCGGCCTCGCGCTGGGTGTCCTCACGGGCCATTTCTGGCCCGAATTCGGAGCCGCGCTGAAGCCGTTTGGCGACGGCTTCGTCAAGCTCGTCAAGATGATGATCGCGCCGATCGTGTTCTGCACCATCGTGAGCGGCATCAACAGCATCAGCGATTCCCGCGAGGTCGGCCGTTCGCTGGTGAAATCCATGGCGCTGTTCTACCTGCTGACCGCGCTCGCGCTGTTGGCGGGACTGGTTGCTGTATTGCTGATCCAGCCGGGCGTCGGCATGCATGTATCCGTCAATACGCTGGATCCGTCGGTGGCTGCGAAATTCACCAAGCAGGCAGCTGCGACCGGATTTGCTGACTTCGTGCTGCATATCATCCCGCATTCGTTCTTTGGCGCGTTCGCCGATGGCGAAGTGCTGCCGGTCCTGCTGGTCTCCATCCTGATCGCCTTTGGGCTGAGCCGCGCCGGCGATGGCGGTGCCGTAGTGACGAAGGCGGTTGAATCGTTCTCGCAGGTTCTGTTTATTTCCTTCGGCTTCATCATGAAGCTCGCTCCACTCGGCGCCTTTGGCGCCATGGCGTTCACGGTCGGCCGCTATGGCATCCGTTCGATTGGCTCGCTCGGACTGCTGATCCTGACATTCTATATCGCGTGCTCCGTCTTCGTATTCGTCGTGCTCGGGACGCTTGCGCGACTGAACGGCTTCAGCCTGTGGAAGACGATCCGCTACTTCAAGGAAGAGCTGCTGATCGTGCTCGGCACGTCATCGTCGGAGCCGGCGCTTCCTGGCGCGCTGCGCAAGCTGGAGCAACTTGGATGCCGGAAAGGCGTGTCAGGACTCGTGCTTCCGATGGGTTACTCCTTCAATCTGGACGGCAGCGCTATTTATCTCACCCTGGCGTCCATCTTCATCGCCCAGGCCTGCGACATTCACCTATCTTGGGGGCAGATTGCGGCGATGCTCGGACTGATGCTGCTGACGTCCAAGGGAGCGGCCGGCGTCACCGGCAGCGGCTTCGTCGCGCTAGTTGCAACTCTCACCGTCATGCCGGACTTGCCCGTGACCGGTGTGGCTCTACTGGTCGGTATCGACCGTTTCATGTCGGAAGCGAGGGCACTGACCAGCATGATCAGCAACTGTGTCGCTGCCATCACCGTTTCGCTGTGGGAGAACGCCTGTGACCGCGAGGTGTTGGCCCGTGAACTGGGACAGATTAGCGCTCCCGAACCCGCAGCGGGATCGAAGATAGCCGCAGCAGCAGTGGTGCAGGAGGGCAAGGGTTGGATGCCGACAACGCAATCGGTTGCTTGA
- a CDS encoding Hsp20/alpha crystallin family protein, whose protein sequence is MAIRDLIPWSKPQELAPARDSFDPFLTLHREMNRLFDDVFRGFGSPGLSSSMEGRFGWPKVELSETDKALTVSAELPGMTEKDVQVEITNGVLTIRGEKKAEHHGEGRYFSERYYGAFERQIPLDDVQEDKVEATFKNGVLTVSLPKSDKPREGVKRIAINAA, encoded by the coding sequence ATGGCTATTCGTGATCTCATTCCGTGGTCGAAACCGCAGGAGCTTGCGCCCGCCCGCGACAGCTTCGATCCCTTCCTGACACTGCACCGTGAAATGAACCGTCTGTTCGACGATGTGTTCCGCGGCTTTGGCAGCCCGGGCCTGTCGTCGTCGATGGAAGGTCGCTTTGGCTGGCCGAAGGTCGAGCTCAGCGAAACGGACAAGGCACTGACCGTGTCGGCCGAACTGCCGGGGATGACCGAAAAGGACGTTCAGGTGGAAATCACCAATGGCGTCCTGACGATCCGCGGCGAGAAGAAGGCCGAGCACCATGGAGAAGGCCGATACTTCAGCGAGCGGTATTACGGCGCCTTCGAGCGCCAGATTCCGCTCGACGATGTGCAGGAAGACAAGGTTGAGGCGACGTTCAAGAACGGTGTCCTGACTGTCTCGTTGCCCAAATCGGACAAGCCGCGCGAGGGCGTGAAGCGCATCGCGATCAATGCGGCATAA
- a CDS encoding VOC family protein: MSLPRAYVEHVAIRVPDVDRHVGFFREVLGLAIRDEQPAEGARPRQVWVLGSVQLIEDPNFVGPEGRLAHLGIMVDDYEGVLARAAAWGAKALPAGPNWLELPGGLNVEILQASAGAVEAALAINPRA, from the coding sequence ATGTCGTTGCCCCGCGCTTATGTCGAACACGTCGCGATCCGCGTGCCGGATGTCGATCGTCACGTCGGCTTCTTTCGAGAGGTGCTTGGTCTTGCCATTCGCGACGAGCAGCCCGCCGAAGGCGCGCGTCCGCGGCAGGTCTGGGTGCTCGGAAGCGTGCAACTCATCGAGGATCCGAACTTCGTCGGACCGGAGGGGCGCCTCGCCCATCTTGGCATCATGGTCGACGACTATGAAGGTGTGCTCGCCCGTGCTGCTGCGTGGGGCGCTAAAGCACTGCCCGCGGGGCCCAACTGGCTCGAGCTGCCGGGCGGGCTGAACGTCGAAATCTTGCAAGCCAGTGCGGGTGCCGTGGAAGCGGCGCTGGCGATTAATCCACGGGCCTAG
- the groES gene encoding co-chaperone GroES, with protein sequence MHFRPLHDRVLVRRIDAEEKTSGGIIIPDTAKEKPQQGEIIAVGPGGRNEQGQLVPLDVRAGDRVLFAKWSGTEVKIDGKELLIMKESDLLGVVEKAEALKTAA encoded by the coding sequence ATGCATTTCCGTCCATTGCACGATCGCGTGCTCGTGCGCCGCATTGATGCCGAAGAGAAAACGTCTGGCGGCATCATCATTCCCGACACTGCCAAGGAGAAGCCGCAGCAGGGCGAGATCATCGCCGTAGGCCCAGGAGGCCGCAACGAGCAGGGCCAACTCGTGCCGCTCGACGTCAGGGCCGGCGACCGCGTGCTGTTTGCGAAGTGGTCGGGCACCGAGGTCAAGATCGACGGTAAGGAGCTGCTGATCATGAAGGAGAGCGACCTTCTGGGCGTGGTCGAAAAGGCCGAAGCGCTCAAGACGGCAGCGTGA
- a CDS encoding Hsp20 family protein: MRTLDFAPLWRSTIGFDHLADLVDSTLRQATEDNYPPYNIERFGEDHYRVTLAVAGFGVQDIAVTAEQNVLTVEGKKPDGGAREYLYQGIAARPFRRVFNLADYVQVKQASFQDGLLIVDLVREVPEAMKPRRIEIGTAASSSPQIAQKKAA, encoded by the coding sequence ATGAGGACACTCGACTTCGCGCCGCTGTGGCGCTCCACGATTGGCTTCGATCACCTGGCAGACCTCGTCGATTCGACGCTGCGTCAGGCGACCGAAGACAACTATCCTCCCTACAACATTGAACGTTTCGGCGAAGACCACTACCGGGTCACGCTGGCAGTGGCCGGCTTCGGTGTTCAGGACATCGCCGTGACGGCGGAACAGAACGTGCTGACCGTTGAGGGCAAGAAGCCCGACGGTGGCGCGCGCGAATACCTTTACCAAGGTATCGCGGCCCGTCCGTTCCGGCGTGTGTTCAACCTCGCTGACTATGTCCAGGTCAAGCAGGCCTCGTTCCAGGACGGTCTGCTGATCGTTGATCTCGTGCGCGAGGTGCCGGAAGCGATGAAGCCGCGCCGTATCGAGATCGGAACGGCGGCTTCTTCCTCACCCCAGATCGCGCAGAAGAAGGCAGCTTAG
- a CDS encoding LysR family transcriptional regulator, which produces MNAELLDLKAFITVAETGSFVRTAKALNLSQPALSRRIQKLEESLGAPLLERSTRHVNLTMTGRDFLPKVRRLIDDFETSVLAIRDIGARSSGLVSVAAVPTAVFYFLPRAIGRFADAYPRIRIRILDIGANEGLEAVARGEVDFGINFIGASHAEIEFEKLVEDPFVLACRHDHPLASRKQVSWSEIVSHRVITVGRNSGNRALIDNALARHGLQLNWSYEVAHLSGSLGLVEAGLGIAILPRLATPAAGHPIIHTVRVTDPEVSRTIGIVRRHGSTLSPHASQFLKMLLDAWRSPPRAPGQTRSRSRGTAADLTKDGPRLPGRQKRGLKKLS; this is translated from the coding sequence ATGAACGCAGAATTGCTCGACCTGAAGGCGTTCATTACCGTCGCGGAGACTGGAAGCTTTGTCCGCACCGCCAAGGCGCTGAACCTGTCGCAGCCGGCGCTCAGCCGACGCATTCAGAAGCTAGAAGAAAGCCTCGGTGCGCCGCTGCTCGAACGCTCGACGCGTCACGTCAATCTCACCATGACCGGCCGCGACTTCTTGCCGAAGGTGCGTCGTCTCATCGACGATTTCGAGACCTCGGTGCTCGCCATCCGTGACATCGGCGCGCGAAGTTCAGGCTTGGTTTCGGTGGCTGCGGTGCCGACGGCGGTGTTTTATTTCTTGCCGCGTGCGATCGGCCGGTTCGCCGACGCGTATCCGCGCATTCGCATCCGGATTCTGGACATCGGTGCCAATGAGGGATTAGAGGCGGTCGCGCGCGGAGAAGTCGACTTCGGGATCAATTTCATCGGTGCGTCGCATGCCGAAATCGAATTCGAGAAACTGGTCGAGGATCCTTTTGTCCTGGCCTGCCGCCACGACCATCCGTTGGCATCGCGTAAACAGGTAAGCTGGTCGGAGATCGTTTCGCACCGTGTTATTACCGTCGGTCGCAATAGTGGTAATCGCGCGTTGATCGACAATGCGCTGGCGCGACACGGCCTGCAGCTCAACTGGTCCTACGAAGTTGCTCACCTTTCCGGTTCGCTTGGCTTGGTCGAAGCGGGGCTGGGCATCGCCATTCTACCGAGGCTGGCGACCCCGGCCGCCGGCCATCCGATCATTCACACCGTGAGGGTAACCGATCCGGAGGTGTCGCGGACGATAGGCATCGTGCGCAGGCATGGGTCGACGCTATCCCCTCATGCCAGCCAATTTCTCAAGATGCTCCTCGATGCATGGCGTTCGCCGCCTCGGGCACCCGGTCAGACCCGGTCGCGGTCCCGAGGCACGGCTGCGGACCTCACAAAGGACGGACCGCGACTACCTGGACGCCAGAAAAGGGGACTGAAAAAGCTCTCATGA
- a CDS encoding Hsp20 family protein translates to MRTYDFSPLWRSTIGFDRLFDLAETAQRAGEDNYPPYNIERLSEDRYQISLAVAGFASSDIAITAEQNVVTIEGNKPDHAERNFIHRGISTRNFKRKFNLADYVQVKSASFENGLLKVDLVREIPEAMKPRRIAINGAPADNVQKLETKAAA, encoded by the coding sequence ATGCGCACTTACGATTTTTCGCCCCTTTGGCGTTCGACCATCGGCTTCGACCGCCTTTTTGACCTCGCAGAGACGGCGCAGCGCGCCGGCGAGGACAACTACCCACCGTACAACATCGAACGCCTTTCCGAAGACCGCTATCAGATTTCGCTGGCGGTTGCGGGCTTCGCGTCAAGCGATATCGCAATCACGGCCGAACAGAACGTAGTCACCATTGAAGGCAACAAGCCGGATCATGCCGAGCGGAATTTCATCCATCGCGGCATCTCTACCCGCAATTTCAAGCGAAAGTTCAATCTGGCGGATTACGTCCAGGTCAAGAGCGCATCCTTCGAGAACGGGCTGCTCAAGGTCGACCTGGTCCGGGAGATTCCGGAAGCCATGAAGCCGCGCCGGATCGCGATCAACGGCGCGCCGGCGGACAATGTCCAGAAACTAGAGACCAAGGCAGCGGCGTAA
- the groL gene encoding chaperonin GroEL (60 kDa chaperone family; promotes refolding of misfolded polypeptides especially under stressful conditions; forms two stacked rings of heptamers to form a barrel-shaped 14mer; ends can be capped by GroES; misfolded proteins enter the barrel where they are refolded when GroES binds): MAAKDVKFSTEARERMLRGVDTLANAVKVTLGPKGRNVVIEKSFGAPRITKDGVTVAKEIELEDKFENMGAQMVREVASKTNDLAGDGTTTATVLAQAIVKEGAKAVAAGMNPMDLKRGIDLAVDAIVTDLKTHAKKVTSNDEIAQVGTISANGDAEIGRFLAEAMQKVGNEGVITVEEAKSLNTELEVVEGMQFDRGYVSPYFVTNAEKMRVELEDPYVLIHEKKLSGLQTMLPLLEQVVQSGKPLLIIAEEVEGEALATLVVNRLRGGLKVAAVKAPGFGDRRKAMLEDIAILTGGTAISEDLGIKLENVTVKMLGRAKKVVIDKENTTIVDGVGAKKDIEARSLQIRAQIEETTSDYDREKLQERLAKLAGGVAVIRVGGATEVEVKERKDRVDDALHATRAAVEEGILPGGGVALLRSLRALEGIKIANSDQKAGVDIVRRAVQVPARQIVQNAGEDGSVVVGKLLEHQSYNWGFNAATGEYQDMVKAGVIDPAKVVRTALQDAASVASLLITTEALVADKPKKTEAAPAPAMDF; this comes from the coding sequence ATGGCTGCCAAGGACGTAAAGTTTTCGACCGAAGCCCGCGAGCGAATGCTGCGGGGTGTGGACACGCTGGCGAACGCGGTGAAGGTCACGCTCGGTCCGAAGGGGCGTAACGTCGTGATCGAAAAATCGTTCGGCGCGCCCCGCATCACCAAGGACGGCGTCACCGTCGCCAAGGAGATCGAACTCGAGGACAAGTTCGAGAACATGGGCGCACAGATGGTGCGCGAAGTCGCCTCCAAGACCAACGATCTGGCGGGCGACGGCACCACCACCGCGACCGTGCTCGCGCAGGCGATCGTCAAGGAAGGCGCCAAGGCCGTTGCGGCTGGCATGAACCCGATGGACCTGAAACGCGGGATCGATCTCGCGGTGGACGCGATCGTCACTGACCTCAAGACCCACGCCAAGAAGGTCACCTCCAACGACGAGATCGCCCAGGTCGGCACCATCTCGGCTAATGGGGACGCCGAGATCGGCCGCTTCCTCGCCGAGGCCATGCAGAAGGTCGGAAACGAGGGGGTCATTACGGTCGAAGAAGCCAAGAGCTTGAACACCGAGCTCGAAGTGGTCGAAGGCATGCAATTTGACCGCGGCTACGTCTCGCCCTACTTCGTCACCAACGCGGAAAAGATGCGGGTCGAGCTCGAGGATCCCTACGTGCTCATCCACGAGAAGAAGCTTTCGGGCCTGCAAACCATGCTGCCGCTGCTTGAGCAGGTCGTGCAATCCGGCAAGCCGCTTCTGATCATCGCCGAGGAAGTCGAAGGCGAAGCGCTCGCCACCCTGGTCGTGAACCGCCTGCGCGGCGGGCTGAAGGTTGCCGCCGTCAAGGCACCCGGCTTTGGCGACCGGCGCAAGGCCATGCTGGAGGACATCGCGATCCTCACTGGCGGCACCGCGATCTCCGAAGACCTCGGAATCAAGCTCGAAAACGTCACGGTGAAGATGCTCGGGCGCGCCAAGAAGGTGGTGATCGACAAGGAGAATACCACGATCGTCGACGGCGTGGGTGCCAAGAAGGACATCGAGGCGCGCAGCCTGCAGATCAGGGCGCAGATCGAGGAGACGACCTCCGACTATGACCGCGAGAAGCTGCAGGAACGGCTGGCGAAGCTTGCCGGCGGCGTCGCGGTGATCCGCGTCGGCGGCGCCACCGAGGTCGAGGTCAAGGAGCGCAAGGATCGCGTCGACGACGCATTGCACGCGACGCGGGCGGCGGTCGAGGAAGGCATTCTGCCGGGCGGCGGCGTTGCGCTATTGCGCTCGCTAAGGGCCCTCGAGGGCATCAAGATCGCCAATTCCGACCAGAAGGCCGGCGTCGATATCGTACGCCGCGCGGTCCAGGTGCCTGCACGCCAGATCGTGCAAAATGCCGGTGAGGACGGGTCGGTGGTGGTAGGCAAGCTTCTGGAGCACCAGAGCTACAACTGGGGCTTCAATGCCGCGACCGGCGAATACCAGGACATGGTGAAGGCCGGCGTGATCGATCCCGCGAAGGTCGTGCGCACCGCCCTGCAGGATGCGGCCTCGGTCGCGTCGCTGCTCATCACCACGGAAGCGCTGGTGGCGGACAAGCCGAAGAAAACGGAAGCCGCGCCGGCTCCCGCCATGGACTTCTAA
- a CDS encoding LysR family transcriptional regulator, producing the protein MKQRNPSETNLLEPRLLRLFDALFSTGSVTKAAEKLGQSQPTISIWLARLRKELDDPLFIRSAEGMLPTPRAEALIGTARQALEMLRRLAELRPEFDPATARRRFVICMTDASHITLLPAILAHVRHVAPGIRIEAAQIGADTPRMLQSGEADLALGYISDLDAGHFQQALFPQDWVCLANAKHARIRDCITAKDFRREAHVHIRSGTGHQLLADALKEQQMVLDVALELPGFLGLPAIVGTTDLIATLPRHIGETLAHYYGLRVLDCPLAVAGFTVKQYWHARFHHDPASQWLRDVCGELFQQQQVRGLHHSGQPKQRRPRNLRP; encoded by the coding sequence ATGAAGCAACGAAACCCGTCCGAGACGAATCTTTTGGAGCCGCGCCTGCTCCGGCTGTTTGACGCGTTGTTCTCCACGGGCAGCGTCACCAAGGCCGCCGAGAAGCTCGGTCAAAGCCAGCCGACCATTTCCATCTGGCTGGCCCGCCTGCGAAAGGAGTTGGACGATCCGCTATTCATCCGATCGGCGGAGGGAATGCTGCCGACCCCGCGCGCCGAGGCTCTGATCGGCACGGCCCGGCAGGCGTTGGAGATGCTGCGACGTCTGGCGGAGCTTCGCCCGGAGTTCGATCCGGCGACTGCAAGACGCCGCTTCGTCATCTGCATGACGGACGCGAGCCACATCACGCTGCTTCCGGCCATTCTCGCCCATGTTCGTCATGTTGCGCCGGGCATCCGCATCGAGGCGGCACAGATCGGCGCCGACACCCCACGAATGTTGCAGTCCGGCGAGGCCGATCTGGCGCTCGGCTACATCTCGGATCTCGACGCCGGACACTTCCAGCAGGCGCTGTTTCCGCAGGATTGGGTCTGCCTGGCAAACGCAAAACATGCCCGGATCCGCGACTGCATCACCGCAAAGGATTTCCGGCGTGAGGCGCACGTTCACATTCGCTCCGGCACCGGACATCAATTGCTCGCGGACGCGCTGAAGGAGCAGCAGATGGTCCTCGACGTTGCGCTCGAACTGCCGGGCTTTTTGGGGCTACCCGCAATCGTCGGGACGACCGACCTGATCGCCACCCTGCCAAGGCACATCGGCGAAACGTTGGCTCACTATTACGGACTGCGCGTGCTCGATTGCCCGTTGGCGGTCGCCGGCTTCACGGTGAAGCAATATTGGCATGCCCGCTTCCATCACGACCCGGCAAGCCAGTGGCTGCGTGACGTATGCGGGGAGCTTTTTCAACAGCAGCAAGTGCGGGGTCTACATCATTCCGGTCAGCCGAAGCAACGAAGGCCACGCAATTTGCGGCCGTAG
- a CDS encoding 4-oxalomesaconate tautomerase codes for MNDQIAIPCVVMRGGTSRGPFFLASDLPADPRARDAVLLSVMGGGHDLGIDGIGGGNAVINKVAIIGPASVPGADVDYLFAQVRVREGIVDTSPNCGNMLAAVGPFAIETGLVAAVADRTQVRIHNVNTGKLIDATVSTPGGRVTYEGDARIDGVPGTAAPIELSFPNAAGARTGRLLPTGQPVDRIEGIDVTCIDAAMPVMLVRAADLGWTGREAPSEFADSGFRARLENLRIEAGRRMGFPNSASMVIPKPVLIAPATDATLHTRYFMPHDCHSALAVTGAVAIATACVTSGTIAAEIVGPLAPPVPITLAHPSGQLVVRLEPGPVARVQRTARRIFQGHVFARRAHVPHSILAA; via the coding sequence ATGAACGATCAGATTGCCATTCCCTGCGTGGTCATGCGCGGCGGAACCTCGCGCGGGCCGTTTTTCCTGGCCAGCGATCTTCCGGCCGATCCCAGGGCGCGCGATGCGGTCCTGCTGTCGGTGATGGGGGGCGGGCACGATCTGGGCATCGATGGAATCGGCGGCGGCAATGCCGTCATCAACAAGGTCGCGATCATCGGACCGGCATCGGTGCCCGGCGCCGATGTCGATTATTTGTTTGCCCAGGTGCGGGTCCGCGAGGGGATCGTCGATACCTCACCCAATTGCGGAAACATGCTAGCAGCGGTAGGGCCCTTCGCTATCGAAACCGGCCTGGTCGCCGCTGTCGCAGATCGCACCCAGGTACGCATCCATAATGTCAACACCGGCAAGCTGATCGATGCGACGGTTTCCACCCCTGGCGGGAGGGTGACCTATGAAGGCGACGCGCGGATCGACGGTGTGCCGGGAACGGCCGCGCCCATCGAACTGTCGTTCCCCAACGCGGCCGGCGCACGCACCGGTCGCCTCCTGCCGACAGGACAGCCGGTCGACCGCATCGAAGGGATCGATGTGACCTGCATCGACGCAGCCATGCCCGTCATGCTGGTTCGCGCGGCGGACCTGGGATGGACCGGCCGCGAGGCACCTTCGGAGTTCGCCGACAGCGGCTTCCGCGCCCGGCTCGAAAACCTGCGCATCGAAGCTGGGCGCCGGATGGGCTTTCCAAACTCAGCGTCCATGGTGATTCCGAAACCGGTCCTGATTGCACCCGCGACGGACGCGACGTTGCACACGCGGTACTTCATGCCGCACGACTGCCATAGCGCGCTGGCGGTGACGGGCGCGGTCGCTATCGCGACGGCCTGTGTGACGTCAGGAACGATCGCGGCAGAGATTGTCGGACCGCTGGCGCCGCCGGTGCCGATCACGCTCGCCCATCCCTCCGGCCAGCTCGTGGTTCGGCTGGAGCCCGGCCCGGTTGCCCGGGTGCAGCGGACGGCCCGCCGGATTTTCCAAGGTCACGTCTTCGCCCGGCGAGCGCACGTGCCTCATTCAATCCTGGCGGCCTGA
- a CDS encoding ketopantoate reductase family protein, whose translation MRICFAGAGALGSTIGGTLARGGAEVWLIDPFQAHVDAINASGLRMLEGGAETVVKVSACTSAGQVGNVADLVIILVKSYHTRDAIRAVAPIIGPQTVVMSLQNGLGHEDILSEEVGRDRVMAGKTYVGGVLLGPGHVRSGVVGKETIIGELDGRLTERAQRISETFNRAGVLTLLSDNILGTMWDKLFINVAGGGITAITGLTYGGLYSLPVLEECALAAISEGIAVAQAAGVKISIADPRVAWTMASAGLPPEFKTSMLQSLQSGNLTEVDYIHGSVVRWGAKVNVPTPVNATLVALVKGLEYARSDYPGRA comes from the coding sequence ATGAGGATCTGCTTTGCCGGAGCGGGAGCCTTGGGCTCGACCATCGGCGGCACGCTGGCGCGCGGTGGGGCCGAGGTTTGGTTGATCGATCCGTTTCAGGCTCATGTCGACGCAATCAATGCCAGTGGTCTGCGGATGCTCGAAGGTGGCGCCGAGACCGTCGTGAAGGTCTCGGCCTGCACCTCCGCGGGCCAGGTCGGCAATGTGGCGGACCTGGTCATCATCCTCGTCAAATCCTACCACACGCGGGATGCGATCCGGGCGGTTGCGCCGATCATCGGGCCGCAGACGGTCGTGATGTCGCTGCAAAACGGCCTTGGCCACGAAGACATCCTTTCGGAGGAAGTCGGTCGTGACAGGGTCATGGCAGGCAAGACCTATGTTGGCGGCGTGCTGCTCGGACCCGGTCATGTTCGCTCCGGCGTCGTCGGCAAGGAAACCATCATCGGCGAGCTCGATGGACGCTTGACCGAGCGCGCGCAACGGATTTCAGAGACGTTCAATCGTGCCGGCGTTCTCACGCTGCTCAGCGACAACATCCTGGGCACGATGTGGGACAAGCTCTTCATCAACGTCGCCGGCGGCGGAATCACCGCAATTACCGGGCTGACCTATGGCGGTCTGTATTCTCTGCCTGTCCTGGAAGAGTGTGCACTTGCCGCAATCTCGGAGGGCATCGCTGTCGCGCAAGCGGCTGGCGTGAAGATCTCGATTGCCGATCCGCGCGTTGCCTGGACGATGGCATCTGCCGGACTGCCGCCCGAGTTCAAGACGTCGATGTTGCAGAGCTTGCAGTCAGGCAATCTGACCGAGGTCGACTACATCCACGGCTCGGTCGTGCGTTGGGGCGCCAAGGTCAACGTGCCGACCCCCGTCAACGCGACCCTCGTCGCGCTGGTCAAGGGGCTTGAGTACGCGCGCAGCGATTATCCGGGAAGGGCCTGA